In Paenibacillus guangzhouensis, a single window of DNA contains:
- a CDS encoding alpha/beta hydrolase: protein MIEKFTVHISALYRERLIRVCLPKGYENSNKHYPVLYMHDGQNLYRDEDSFFGSSWRIADCLEEIGLELIVVGIDCNPQGTKRFDEYGPWVSEKSINRGLFIDESIDLGGEGEQYIDFIVEELKPYIDDKYKTIVDDTAMAGSSSGGMISTYAMCKYPTIFRRVATLSNAFWLSQKEIEDFAKKSDLSDVKKFYFDVGTQEQTATFGSEVYVNSNISFKNVMDEKNINYRFEIVEGAIHNEVAWRTRFPNILLYLYQE from the coding sequence ATGATTGAAAAATTTACAGTTCATATCTCAGCACTATACAGAGAAAGATTGATAAGAGTTTGTCTCCCAAAGGGGTATGAGAATTCTAATAAACATTATCCAGTTTTGTATATGCACGATGGACAGAATTTATATCGAGATGAAGATTCATTTTTTGGTTCTAGTTGGAGAATTGCTGATTGTCTTGAGGAAATTGGCCTAGAACTTATCGTTGTTGGTATTGATTGTAACCCGCAAGGAACAAAACGTTTTGATGAATACGGTCCTTGGGTAAGTGAAAAAAGCATAAATAGAGGTTTATTCATCGATGAATCGATTGATTTAGGTGGAGAAGGAGAACAGTATATTGATTTTATCGTAGAAGAATTAAAGCCATATATCGATGATAAGTACAAGACAATCGTAGATGATACGGCAATGGCGGGAAGCTCATCAGGAGGTATGATTTCTACTTATGCCATGTGCAAATACCCTACTATATTTAGAAGAGTAGCTACACTTTCTAATGCTTTTTGGTTAAGCCAGAAAGAAATAGAGGACTTTGCTAAAAAAAGTGATTTATCAGATGTAAAAAAGTTTTATTTTGATGTAGGAACGCAAGAACAAACAGCAACGTTTGGTTCGGAAGTTTATGTAAATTCGAATATTTCCTTCAAGAATGTGATGGATGAAAAGAATATCAATTATCGTTTTGAAATTGTTGAGGGTGCCATTCATAATGAAGTTGCTTGGCGAACACGTTTTCCTAATATTCTTCTATATTTGTATCAAGAATAA
- a CDS encoding sugar phosphate isomerase/epimerase family protein, with translation MITIYDWFGYELPNKERFQLIKEAGFDGVLLWWSDGFGRDCFGRDDFRNGPQFAREAGLFIENIHTPVHNENNLWLDNLDGEAVTDCYLQCVADCAEFEIPTMVVHLPGENNPYNTLGLDRIKRITEKAEQLGVNIALENLWNFSNLAYVLEQVDSLRIGFCYDSGHHYRYYPGDDLLSMYGSRLMALHLHDNNGSYAQHGLPFDGTIDWATTMKKIAETNYSGATAIEAMNWDYEDLSAIQFLDKAFERAKRLEALRLYNP, from the coding sequence ATGATTACCATTTATGATTGGTTTGGCTATGAATTGCCGAATAAGGAACGTTTTCAGTTAATAAAAGAAGCTGGATTTGATGGCGTTTTATTATGGTGGAGTGATGGCTTTGGTCGCGACTGCTTTGGTCGGGACGATTTCCGCAACGGTCCGCAATTTGCGCGAGAAGCGGGTCTTTTTATAGAAAATATCCACACACCAGTCCACAACGAAAACAACCTCTGGCTTGACAATCTGGACGGTGAAGCCGTAACTGATTGCTATTTGCAATGTGTTGCAGATTGTGCCGAATTTGAGATTCCGACAATGGTGGTGCACTTGCCGGGCGAAAACAATCCATATAATACATTAGGACTGGATAGAATCAAGAGAATCACTGAAAAGGCTGAACAGCTTGGTGTCAATATTGCACTGGAGAACTTATGGAATTTTTCCAATTTGGCCTATGTGCTGGAGCAAGTGGATTCCCTGCGAATCGGATTCTGTTATGACTCCGGACATCACTACCGCTATTATCCAGGTGATGATTTATTATCCATGTACGGTTCACGTCTGATGGCACTACATTTGCATGATAATAACGGAAGTTATGCCCAGCACGGGTTACCCTTTGACGGCACGATTGATTGGGCTACAACCATGAAAAAAATTGCGGAAACGAATTATTCAGGCGCGACTGCAATAGAGGCGATGAATTGGGATTATGAGGATTTGTCGGCTATACAGTTTTTAGACAAGGCGTTTGAGCGAGCAAAAAGGCTGGAAGCATTAAGACTCTATAATCCATAA
- a CDS encoding DinB family protein → MDQKSMEDLELIDTYKRAPLELSQAIAGLCDVELDLTRANGKWSIREIIHHIIDCDMNYFQINRYALADSGAKFLFNAFDSHVWNQTMNYKNRSVSLELKLFGMMREYIAYLCNFLPNSMDRVLVHEFGTATVRDAIKHDIQHAANHIEQILETRRIHNI, encoded by the coding sequence TTGGATCAAAAATCAATGGAGGATCTTGAACTCATTGATACCTATAAACGAGCACCACTTGAATTATCGCAGGCAATTGCTGGACTATGTGATGTTGAGTTGGATCTAACCAGAGCCAATGGTAAATGGTCAATTAGAGAAATTATTCATCATATCATTGACTGTGATATGAATTATTTCCAGATTAATCGATATGCACTGGCGGACTCTGGAGCCAAGTTTTTGTTCAATGCGTTTGATTCGCACGTTTGGAACCAAACAATGAATTACAAAAATCGTTCAGTTTCACTAGAGCTTAAATTATTTGGCATGATGAGGGAATATATAGCATACCTTTGCAATTTTTTGCCAAATTCAATGGATAGGGTCCTTGTACATGAATTTGGGACAGCAACTGTTCGTGACGCAATCAAGCATGACATCCAGCATGCTGCGAATCACATTGAACAAATACTCGAGACGCGCAGGATACATAACATATAG
- a CDS encoding GyrI-like domain-containing protein, translated as MEVIALLRSGKMQPTLVDISEYKIIGIGNIGKPTHPGDVWPALFTRINEVTDRINHHETIGLIKRNEPGYLAGVRTESLSEVPEGMFMYKIPAGQYAGVTHRGPISKINESFEKLIYWLSTNNYEEFDVVCIEIYDERFKGEEDDSELDMFIQLKPI; from the coding sequence TTGGAAGTCATAGCCCTTTTAAGGAGTGGAAAGATGCAACCAACTCTAGTTGATATTTCTGAATATAAAATTATTGGTATTGGAAATATTGGTAAACCAACCCATCCTGGGGATGTCTGGCCAGCTTTGTTCACCCGAATAAACGAAGTTACAGATCGAATAAATCATCATGAGACAATTGGATTAATCAAACGAAATGAACCCGGCTATCTAGCAGGTGTGAGAACCGAGTCTTTAAGTGAGGTGCCAGAAGGCATGTTTATGTATAAAATTCCCGCTGGCCAATATGCAGGAGTAACTCATAGAGGACCTATAAGTAAGATAAACGAATCGTTTGAAAAACTTATTTACTGGCTCAGCACTAATAATTATGAGGAATTCGATGTTGTCTGTATTGAAATATATGATGAAAGATTTAAGGGTGAAGAGGACGACAGTGAGCTCGATATGTTCATTCAGCTAAAACCAATATGA
- a CDS encoding SF0329 family protein: MSWSKLKQHLESFLCPALYGRVEYRATSYRYLPDKAGLCYIAVDKKNVFNMSDITLIKWYQTELEIKNDSDIQIPISNEEIETVRKETKGNVPEDRLKVIARNRKISEYAKELLSAQQSLSKSNFTVVAKKFLSISIEESIESNDILLNILALVDRRVGKKRILDMNEKMKLKHPIVQYFYELRLSTL; the protein is encoded by the coding sequence ATGTCCTGGAGCAAATTGAAGCAACATCTGGAGAGTTTTCTCTGTCCTGCGTTATATGGAAGGGTCGAATACCGTGCAACCAGCTACCGTTATTTACCTGATAAAGCAGGACTTTGTTATATTGCGGTAGATAAAAAGAATGTATTCAATATGAGTGATATAACCTTAATTAAATGGTATCAAACCGAGCTGGAAATTAAGAATGATTCAGATATCCAAATTCCAATCAGCAATGAAGAAATTGAAACGGTCAGAAAGGAAACCAAAGGGAATGTTCCCGAGGATCGTCTAAAAGTAATTGCAAGAAATAGAAAAATATCAGAATATGCAAAGGAGCTTTTGTCAGCACAACAATCATTAAGTAAATCAAATTTTACCGTCGTAGCTAAAAAGTTTTTATCCATTTCAATAGAAGAAAGCATAGAGAGCAATGATATCTTATTGAATATTCTAGCTTTGGTGGACAGACGAGTTGGGAAAAAACGAATTTTGGACATGAATGAGAAGATGAAGTTAAAGCATCCAATTGTTCAGTATTTTTATGAACTACGGCTATCTACCTTATAG
- a CDS encoding cell wall hydrolase: protein MAVVKARKRDIDMLARLLRAEAETEGEMGMLLVGNVGINRIRANCSDFKGIRTIPEMINQAHAFEALQHGLYYQNARDRERRLAQRAVNGERNWPAKFSLWYFRPGSFENPGPCPPTWYNQPLAGRWKKHCFYEPTAEECESVYSTF from the coding sequence ATGGCAGTTGTAAAAGCTAGGAAAAGGGATATTGATATGTTGGCAAGGTTGCTTCGGGCTGAAGCTGAGACCGAAGGCGAAATGGGCATGCTCCTTGTTGGAAATGTTGGCATTAACCGAATAAGAGCGAATTGCTCCGATTTTAAAGGGATCCGAACTATTCCCGAAATGATCAACCAGGCACATGCGTTCGAAGCGTTGCAACATGGTCTGTACTATCAAAACGCAAGAGATAGGGAGCGCCGTCTGGCGCAACGAGCTGTGAATGGGGAGCGGAATTGGCCAGCTAAATTCTCCCTATGGTATTTCCGTCCAGGATCGTTCGAAAATCCCGGCCCATGTCCGCCAACTTGGTATAATCAGCCGTTAGCAGGACGATGGAAGAAGCACTGTTTTTATGAACCGACCGCGGAAGAATGTGAAAGTGTATATAGTACGTTTTAA
- a CDS encoding GNAT family N-acetyltransferase yields the protein MRNIDYINYYWQDDEVRLRSIQAEDWESSYLSGFDTPARRFLECVIELPPTISGAKKFVEANVEFSSTNGRIMFTIENLNGESVGGINLNSIDERNGTFSIGIVIDKEYRGKGYGTRAMKILLKYAFLERRLNKFNDYVLEGNEASARMVQKLGCVREGVRRQVVYINGQYLDFILFGLTKDEYIEKHKVI from the coding sequence ATGCGAAATATAGATTACATAAATTATTATTGGCAAGATGATGAAGTTAGATTGCGTTCAATACAGGCTGAAGATTGGGAGAGTTCATATCTAAGTGGATTCGATACCCCTGCTCGACGTTTTCTAGAATGTGTCATTGAATTACCGCCTACAATCTCAGGAGCAAAGAAATTCGTAGAAGCAAACGTTGAATTTTCCTCCACGAATGGGCGAATTATGTTTACAATTGAAAATTTGAACGGTGAAAGTGTAGGAGGCATTAATCTAAACAGCATCGATGAAAGAAACGGGACGTTTAGTATAGGTATCGTAATAGATAAAGAGTATCGTGGTAAGGGCTATGGTACAAGAGCTATGAAAATCCTTCTAAAATATGCTTTTCTGGAACGGAGACTTAATAAATTTAATGACTACGTTCTTGAAGGGAATGAAGCATCAGCGAGAATGGTGCAGAAGCTTGGCTGCGTTCGAGAAGGTGTACGTCGACAAGTGGTATATATAAATGGTCAATATTTAGATTTTATTTTGTTTGGATTAACGAAAGATGAATATATCGAGAAGCATAAAGTGATTTAG
- a CDS encoding uridine kinase family protein, translating into MQRKVSNTKEELEKLKPIIVGIAGGSGSGKSTYCEIIVKELKDYQVAVVSTDDFYKKDLPKMISPVSNMEYDDFNHPDALDYNKLMVHINNLLSTDNHPEVVILEGIFTLYFEELRKMLDLKIFVDLDSDERMYRRIRRNMKNWGAGFDEVATYYLDAAKHREIEFVLRTKNFADIVINGNHLEGISKNIICCWISSMIKK; encoded by the coding sequence ATGCAAAGAAAAGTTTCAAATACAAAAGAGGAGCTGGAAAAATTGAAACCTATTATTGTAGGAATTGCAGGCGGTTCGGGCAGTGGGAAATCAACTTACTGCGAAATTATAGTTAAAGAACTTAAAGATTATCAAGTGGCTGTTGTCTCAACAGACGATTTCTATAAAAAGGATTTACCAAAGATGATATCGCCTGTATCAAATATGGAATACGACGATTTTAACCATCCAGATGCATTGGATTATAACAAGTTAATGGTGCATATAAACAACTTACTGAGTACTGATAATCATCCTGAAGTAGTTATTTTAGAAGGCATTTTCACACTTTACTTTGAAGAGCTAAGAAAAATGTTAGACTTAAAGATCTTTGTTGATCTTGATTCAGATGAACGCATGTATCGTAGGATACGTAGAAATATGAAAAATTGGGGGGCGGGTTTTGATGAAGTTGCAACATATTACCTAGATGCTGCAAAACATAGAGAAATCGAATTTGTACTTCGTACTAAAAATTTTGCTGATATCGTCATTAATGGTAACCATCTAGAAGGCATATCGAAGAATATTATCTGTTGTTGGATAAGCAGTATGATAAAAAAATAA
- a CDS encoding glycoside hydrolase family 3 N-terminal domain-containing protein, translating into MQVKLMTICGAVLASMLLWAGSAAAEERFVDLQHSKWAEDSITYMAKRGTVAGYGNGIFMPEGHVTRAQAVTFMVRELYPQQLQQAVEGTKYTDVPTTHPFYREITIAAKNGLASGFPDGTFHPDTPISRAETAAFLSRAYSLEEGKQPVGLTDTQKHWAAAPILIMSSNGLISGYSDGTYRPDQPVTRAEFAVFMTRVIRFEREEAIRAHDWDRLLSYMTVSEQVGQMLMPDIRQWNGQVTTTVNEGLKRSIHDQDLGGLILFDKNIVDMRQVTTLTHHLQMEAGDIPLFLGIDQEGGVIKRIPGGTNLPGQMALGATRDTKLAEAAGQLTGEELRALGLQVNFAPVLDINSNPDNPIIGMRSFGSDADLVTRLGLATMKGLRQSGVIAGVKHFPGHGDTTVDSHLGMPVLTHNRERLDAVELKPFRAAIDNGVEMIMTAHIAFPVVDNEHIISLKDGNSVPIPATLSKKVLTGLLRGELGYKGVIISDAFTMNAIAEHFGENKAVERAVSAGVDIILMPQDPAAAHQTLLNAVKRGTIPIETIQASVKRILELKSKYGLFDRSESLAHKLAELNHVIGSEEHRTVEREIAERAVTLLAGRDSGHPDQIHKGDRVVIAATEEEQAKQLERQLIQAANNLSLKTEIFVIGQGKTNEALQAFDKADYVILASYQFRNVASQFKWADYQTLVDEMNKRNKRYTLLSLGNPYETIYLQNVRSGLAVYGKQEPNTAAGIKVLFGRLEASGVLPVTTDQSTVSTN; encoded by the coding sequence ATGCAAGTAAAACTGATGACAATATGCGGTGCCGTTCTAGCATCTATGCTCTTATGGGCAGGAAGTGCGGCCGCAGAAGAACGGTTTGTCGATCTGCAGCATTCGAAGTGGGCAGAAGACAGTATTACCTACATGGCAAAACGAGGAACAGTGGCTGGATATGGCAATGGGATATTTATGCCCGAGGGGCATGTAACAAGGGCGCAAGCCGTCACTTTCATGGTGCGAGAGCTTTATCCGCAACAACTGCAGCAAGCAGTGGAAGGCACGAAATATACAGATGTTCCGACAACACATCCTTTTTATCGAGAAATCACTATAGCGGCAAAAAATGGGCTGGCCAGCGGATTCCCTGACGGCACCTTCCATCCGGATACACCGATTAGCCGCGCAGAGACTGCTGCATTCCTGTCACGCGCATATTCGCTCGAGGAAGGAAAGCAACCCGTAGGTTTGACGGATACACAGAAGCATTGGGCGGCAGCACCAATTCTCATCATGAGCTCCAACGGATTGATCAGCGGATATTCGGATGGTACCTATCGTCCGGATCAACCTGTCACGCGTGCGGAGTTTGCCGTATTTATGACGCGAGTGATTCGGTTCGAACGCGAAGAAGCCATTCGGGCACACGATTGGGATAGGCTGCTATCTTATATGACCGTAAGCGAGCAAGTTGGCCAAATGCTGATGCCTGACATTAGGCAATGGAACGGGCAAGTGACAACGACTGTCAATGAAGGACTGAAACGCAGCATTCATGATCAAGACTTGGGCGGACTTATTCTTTTCGACAAAAATATTGTAGATATGAGGCAGGTCACAACACTTACACATCATTTGCAAATGGAAGCAGGGGACATTCCTTTGTTTCTTGGCATCGACCAAGAAGGAGGCGTTATTAAGCGAATCCCAGGCGGGACGAATCTGCCGGGTCAAATGGCGCTTGGTGCAACCAGAGATACAAAGCTGGCCGAAGCAGCCGGACAGTTGACAGGGGAGGAGCTTAGAGCACTTGGGCTGCAGGTCAATTTTGCACCGGTGCTCGACATTAATAGCAATCCAGACAACCCGATCATCGGTATGCGGTCGTTTGGCTCGGATGCGGATTTAGTGACACGGCTTGGTCTCGCAACGATGAAAGGGCTGCGGCAATCAGGGGTGATCGCGGGAGTCAAGCATTTTCCGGGGCATGGCGACACGACGGTAGACTCCCATCTGGGTATGCCTGTGCTGACACATAACCGCGAACGGCTCGATGCAGTGGAACTGAAACCGTTTCGGGCTGCGATCGACAATGGGGTGGAGATGATCATGACCGCGCATATTGCCTTCCCTGTCGTAGATAACGAACACATCATTTCGCTGAAGGACGGAAACAGCGTGCCGATCCCTGCCACGTTATCTAAGAAGGTGCTGACCGGACTGCTTCGGGGAGAACTGGGATATAAAGGAGTCATCATTTCCGATGCCTTTACCATGAATGCGATTGCGGAGCATTTTGGGGAAAATAAAGCGGTGGAACGTGCAGTCTCCGCAGGTGTTGATATCATCCTTATGCCGCAAGATCCAGCAGCTGCACATCAAACGCTGCTGAACGCGGTTAAGAGAGGGACTATCCCGATCGAAACGATCCAAGCATCCGTGAAGCGCATTTTGGAGTTGAAATCGAAATATGGTTTGTTTGACCGTAGCGAAAGCCTCGCGCATAAATTGGCCGAGCTTAACCATGTCATTGGATCCGAGGAGCATCGCACGGTGGAACGGGAAATCGCAGAGCGGGCGGTGACATTATTGGCCGGCCGAGACAGTGGCCATCCGGATCAAATTCATAAAGGCGACCGAGTTGTTATTGCCGCAACGGAAGAGGAGCAGGCGAAACAGCTCGAGAGGCAGCTGATACAAGCTGCAAATAACCTATCGTTAAAGACGGAAATTTTCGTTATCGGCCAAGGAAAAACGAATGAAGCGCTTCAGGCGTTTGATAAGGCGGATTACGTCATCCTGGCCTCTTACCAGTTCCGTAATGTGGCTAGTCAGTTCAAATGGGCCGATTATCAAACCTTGGTTGATGAGATGAATAAGCGTAATAAGCGTTACACACTACTATCGCTCGGCAACCCGTACGAGACGATCTATTTGCAGAACGTGCGCTCGGGGCTTGCTGTATACGGAAAGCAGGAGCCGAATACAGCTGCTGGAATCAAAGTGCTGTTCGGTCGATTAGAAGCCAGCGGTGTGTTGCCAGTGACAACGGATCAAAGCACGGTTAGTACGAATTAA
- a CDS encoding TetR/AcrR family transcriptional regulator, with the protein MIEKIDRRILRTRTLLREVLLDLAPEKSLENITVKELTDTAGLNRGTFYLHYQGIQDFYEQFKNEILEQFHRIIKKLGHTLGNREPFKDPPAGYVRPFEFVFEQKRFFKVFLGPGGDTDLSRQMTELINQQFINAYRAEYRQTNSADIPAKQQYLFAYLASAYVGTIQFWIQREFDLSPIDMAVLFSQISRLGSAHVPIVR; encoded by the coding sequence ATGATTGAAAAAATTGACCGGCGCATTTTGAGAACCCGCACTCTATTAAGAGAAGTTTTGCTTGATTTGGCACCAGAAAAATCATTGGAGAACATTACTGTAAAAGAACTGACAGATACAGCTGGACTTAATAGAGGCACCTTCTATTTGCACTATCAAGGCATTCAAGATTTTTATGAACAATTCAAAAATGAGATATTGGAACAGTTTCATCGGATCATAAAAAAACTTGGCCACACGCTAGGAAATCGTGAGCCCTTTAAAGATCCACCAGCAGGTTACGTGCGTCCATTCGAATTTGTATTTGAGCAAAAACGCTTTTTCAAAGTATTCTTGGGCCCAGGAGGTGACACGGATCTTTCACGCCAGATGACCGAATTAATCAATCAACAATTCATTAACGCCTACCGAGCAGAATATCGGCAGACTAATTCAGCCGATATACCTGCAAAACAACAGTATTTGTTTGCTTATCTGGCTTCAGCCTATGTGGGGACCATTCAATTCTGGATTCAGCGGGAATTTGATCTATCACCAATAGATATGGCTGTTCTATTCTCCCAAATCTCAAGGCTCGGATCGGCACATGTACCCATTGTTAGATAA
- a CDS encoding MDR family MFS transporter has product MINHQEALESSRQLNEVPTRRTFILALMAIIPGMMMVMIDSTAMNVAIPSLTRDFGVSFDALQWVITGYMLAMSVTIPLAGWFSDRHGAAKAYIITVILFVMGSLLCALAQNAMQLTIFRIIQGLGGGMVQPIGMAMVFRLAPENKKGQIMGMLGIPMLLAPASGPVLSGWLLESSGWHWIFLINLPLGMITVYLGTRYLVDANSLKITSSLDTKHPLDIIGLFLAPMAFVLLALSINMDAVSWLVWLMGAAGIILLIWLWLHEIKHPHPILALQAFRAISFRRGMFVSWIQYIALNGSLVFIPQYLQNFRGYSPFQAGLVMSLLAITSGLLMPIGGKLFDRVGIRPLAGSGLGTIALGLMLLSQIGPDTGGVLIGGIVGLLGIGMGLCMMSLNTYILQSAPAELISRVTPLTSASSNLIIPIAIAGLSNFLAIRAAVRTTQVGGNTSMAEMAGYSDTFLFTACIALFGALFSLLLKPKRKG; this is encoded by the coding sequence ATGATTAACCATCAAGAAGCCCTAGAATCGTCTAGACAACTTAATGAGGTTCCTACACGAAGAACATTCATACTTGCGCTGATGGCTATTATCCCTGGCATGATGATGGTGATGATCGATAGCACCGCAATGAATGTAGCCATTCCTAGCTTGACCAGAGATTTTGGAGTTTCTTTTGACGCGTTACAGTGGGTGATTACTGGTTATATGCTAGCTATGTCCGTTACGATACCACTTGCAGGTTGGTTCTCGGATAGACACGGAGCAGCGAAAGCATATATCATAACAGTTATTTTATTTGTAATGGGATCACTTCTATGTGCATTGGCTCAAAACGCTATGCAGTTAACTATTTTTAGGATTATCCAGGGGCTTGGAGGGGGGATGGTTCAACCTATTGGGATGGCTATGGTGTTTCGCCTTGCACCGGAGAATAAGAAAGGTCAGATTATGGGTATGCTTGGCATTCCTATGCTGCTAGCGCCGGCTTCGGGACCCGTCTTGTCTGGTTGGCTGTTAGAATCTAGTGGCTGGCATTGGATTTTTCTTATTAATCTACCCTTGGGAATGATTACTGTTTATTTAGGAACACGATATTTAGTTGATGCAAATTCTCTAAAAATTACGTCTTCCTTGGATACTAAGCACCCCTTAGATATAATCGGGTTATTTTTAGCTCCTATGGCTTTTGTTTTACTCGCGCTAAGCATAAATATGGATGCTGTCTCCTGGCTTGTTTGGCTAATGGGAGCAGCCGGTATTATATTACTGATTTGGTTATGGTTGCATGAAATAAAACATCCACATCCCATCTTAGCGCTTCAGGCTTTCCGAGCAATCAGCTTTAGAAGAGGTATGTTTGTGAGTTGGATACAATACATCGCACTGAATGGATCACTCGTATTTATCCCACAGTATCTTCAAAATTTCAGAGGGTATAGCCCATTTCAAGCTGGTCTGGTAATGAGCTTGCTAGCTATTACTTCTGGATTGCTTATGCCGATCGGCGGGAAGCTTTTCGATAGGGTGGGTATACGACCTCTTGCAGGCTCGGGTCTTGGAACGATTGCCTTGGGTTTAATGCTCCTCTCACAAATTGGCCCGGACACAGGAGGGGTGCTGATTGGAGGAATCGTAGGGTTGCTTGGAATTGGTATGGGACTGTGTATGATGTCTCTCAATACCTATATTCTTCAATCGGCTCCCGCGGAGCTGATCAGTCGAGTTACACCCTTAACCTCAGCAAGTTCCAATTTAATTATTCCTATTGCAATTGCTGGCTTAAGCAACTTTCTGGCGATCCGAGCTGCCGTACGAACAACGCAAGTAGGCGGTAATACATCTATGGCTGAGATGGCGGGTTATTCTGATACCTTCTTATTTACGGCTTGCATTGCTTTATTCGGGGCATTGTTCAGTCTACTGCTCAAGCCTAAACGCAAGGGATAG
- a CDS encoding sporulation protein YjcZ, which translates to MSDVRGGFFTSTGTILVLFILLVIVSCACIGGFGI; encoded by the coding sequence ATGTCCGATGTACGTGGAGGGTTCTTTACAAGCACTGGTACTATCCTTGTATTGTTCATCTTGTTAGTTATTGTTTCTTGTGCATGTATTGGTGGTTTCGGTATCTAA
- a CDS encoding VOC family protein gives MELQGFYHVGIIISNLEKSVSFYRDILGLEVIVGPTDAFDGEEISQGLGVPDTRLRVAYLKSEQNVIQLMEFESPKSPIDAPLPLHSFSTTHFGFYVKDLEQTKQELESKGIEFFSPINIVPDSLTTVINARKWVIFRDPDGVIIELVEKL, from the coding sequence ATGGAATTACAAGGATTTTATCATGTAGGCATTATTATTTCTAATTTGGAGAAATCCGTCTCTTTTTACCGCGATATCTTGGGTCTAGAGGTGATCGTTGGACCGACCGATGCCTTTGATGGAGAGGAAATTTCACAAGGCCTTGGCGTTCCCGATACTCGACTGCGTGTGGCGTACTTAAAATCGGAACAAAATGTCATCCAATTAATGGAGTTTGAATCGCCGAAATCTCCTATAGATGCACCGCTTCCGTTACATTCTTTTTCAACGACGCACTTCGGCTTCTATGTAAAGGATCTGGAACAAACAAAACAAGAACTGGAGTCAAAAGGAATCGAATTCTTCTCTCCAATCAATATTGTACCAGACTCACTTACTACGGTGATTAATGCTCGCAAATGGGTAATCTTCCGAGACCCAGACGGAGTTATTATCGAATTAGTTGAAAAATTATAA